The Helicoverpa armigera isolate CAAS_96S chromosome 18, ASM3070526v1, whole genome shotgun sequence genome segment GAAAATAGGGTGCAACTATAATTGAATGTTACAGCGTAGGTAGCAGGTACAAGAGTAAAACAAATCCAAAATGTACATTTGAAGACATAGACACAAGTCGAAAGCTCCGTCCAATCAATTTGCGAGCTATTCCCCTGATTTGTCGAAGGAATGCGAAATGAAATGCTAAAGGAACGTACAACGGAATGCGCACATTGTCATGGCCGCCCTGACAGCCgccattttgatgaaattttactaaaaatggAAACACTGGAAGCTGAAAGAAAAGAAGATCGTATCTATATAAACCAGCTGGAGGATAGAGTGGAAAATCTGGAGCGAATGGCAAATcattctaaaattgaaattagAAATATACCCAAAGCACCAGGCGAAACAAAAGAAGATCTCTGTAAAATTGTCACCGAGACAGCAGCTGTTCTTGAAATCCCTCTGCAAAAACCCGATATAAAAGACGCTTTCCGTGTCAACAAAAAAGAGGGGATATCAACAATTGTCGTTGACTTCGCAAATACTAGGACAAAAGACGACGTAGTCAAACGCATAAGGCAGTTCAATAAGAAAAACAAGGAAAACAAACTCAACACAGCTCATATTAAAATGTCTGGCCCAGCAAAACCGATATATATAGTAGAATCCCTAACACTAAGAGCTCAGCGCCTATTTTACTTAGCCCGGAATTTTGCCAAAGACAATGCCTACAAGTTCTGCTGGACCTCATATGGGAGAGTCTTTCTAAAGAAAGGTGAAGGGGACAAACAAATTCTAATCAAGGATGAAGCCGACATCAATAACCTCCGCAAATGACTAACCGATTTTTACCGGTATATaatccatatttttttccattataCTTCTCTTAATTGTTTACCAGTGATtgcaaataattacaaaatcataCACATACACAACCTccacatacaaaatatacaacaatACACTCATACATCACCTACACAAATCAATATGAACCAAATATGCTTCTTAAGAACTATGTCTAAAGGATCCTACTCATTCAAAATGATGTTTCTGGCACACATATTTAATAGCATTCCTAGTCTTTCTTGTTCGTGTGTAACATTAACTAGTGACATAATTCTCTTTACTGATTTAAATGGCTAATAATATATTAACCGAATTTGATTCCGTCACTATGGCCGATAGCTATTGCTGTGATATTGAAAcatgtaacaaaattataaagacCTCCATGACTtctctaaaaataataacacaaaatatacgtagTGTATATAAAAATTTTGACAGTTTTCAAGCGCAACTATGTAGATTATCTTTTGAAatagacataattattttgactGAATGCTGGATAAATGATCTTAAGCCTATTCCAATTCTTGAAAATTACGATCTATATTACTCTAAAATACGCCTGAATCAAAACGGTGGTATTATTGTATACATAAAGAAACATATTAAATGCACAGTTATGGAGCCTGATTCAATAGGCGCTGAATTTCTTCTGATAAAAATCCACCCAGACATAAACTTACTTGCTGTTTACAGGTCTCCATCTTTGCACTGCACTGATAGCTTCCTTGCCTCACTGGAAAGCATTATACGAccgataaaaacaaaaaaagttatcaTTACTGGCGACATTAACATTGACATCAAGTCAAATAACACAGATAGAAACAGTGCCTCTTATTTAAATCTGAATGCGGAACTAGGACTATTACCAGCACACTTATATCCCACGAGGCTGCAAAACTGCTTAGATCAGGTCATGTTAAATACATGCAAATTTGCTTCAGTTTTTGTACTAAATTCTGCAGTAACTGACCACGAGTCTATATTAATGTGTCTATACGGCTCTAATCAACAAAACAAGTCCATGAACTCCTATACTAGTATAGACTATGAGGCGGCTATTACTCACCTAGAAACCATAGATTTCTCATTTATTAATAATGACATGGACGCTAATGAGGCTACGACGCTTTTCGTTGAGACAATATCGGAGGCTGTGAAACAGCATTCAAAGGTACTCACTAGATCTGGTCGAAAAAGATTACTTAAACCGTGGCTTACCCCTGGCATGCTGCGTTGTATCCGCCATAGAGACAAACTCCACAAACAGTCTTCTAAACAGCCACATAATCAAATTCTGGTAACGACATACAAAAGATATCGCAACTTCTGTAACTCATTGCTCAAAAAACTAAAACGTAACTACGAAAAGTCTTTACTAAAAAATgccaaaaacaacaaag includes the following:
- the LOC135118132 gene encoding uncharacterized protein LOC135118132, coding for METLEAERKEDRIYINQLEDRVENLERMANHSKIEIRNIPKAPGETKEDLCKIVTETAAVLEIPLQKPDIKDAFRVNKKEGISTIVVDFANTRTKDDVVKRIRQFNKKNKENKLNTAHIKMSGPAKPIYIVESLTLRAQRLFYLARNFAKDNAYKFCWTSYGRVFLKKGEGDKQILIKDEADINNLRK